One Nostoc punctiforme PCC 73102 DNA window includes the following coding sequences:
- a CDS encoding phosphoribosyltransferase, which yields MSQTPLFADRTHAGELLARVIQDVLTQQTIASGIKPVPIVYALPRGGVPVAAPIAHLLDCPLTIVVAKKISHPENPELAIGAVTTYGNVLWTDQKLFRFKDDTNLREVALNKAIIQAKSLEAQLITACPQVNAENATAILVDDGVATGMTIAVAATAIKALSPAAVWLCTPIAPQRLLPWLEQWGDRTIVLETPEPFWSVSNFYAQFPQVETSEVLRYLQQQNTMGPMDLSE from the coding sequence ATGTCACAGACCCCGCTTTTTGCCGATCGCACCCATGCGGGTGAGTTATTAGCGCGAGTGATTCAGGATGTTTTGACTCAGCAAACTATTGCTTCTGGGATAAAACCTGTACCAATTGTTTATGCTTTGCCAAGAGGGGGTGTACCAGTAGCAGCACCAATAGCACATCTATTGGATTGTCCGTTGACAATCGTTGTAGCAAAAAAGATTAGCCATCCAGAAAACCCAGAGTTAGCAATTGGTGCAGTGACTACTTACGGAAATGTTCTTTGGACCGATCAAAAGCTATTTCGGTTCAAAGATGATACAAATCTGCGGGAAGTGGCTTTAAATAAAGCTATTATCCAAGCTAAGTCTCTTGAGGCTCAATTAATTACTGCTTGTCCGCAGGTGAATGCCGAGAATGCTACGGCTATTTTAGTTGATGATGGCGTTGCTACAGGTATGACAATAGCAGTTGCCGCTACTGCTATCAAAGCACTTTCTCCAGCAGCAGTTTGGCTATGTACTCCCATCGCACCACAAAGATTGCTACCTTGGTTAGAACAGTGGGGCGATCGCACAATCGTCTTGGAAACACCAGAACCCTTCTGGAGTGTGAGTAATTTTTACGCACAATTTCCCCAAGTTGAGACATCAGAAGTTCTCAGATATCTCCAGCAACAAAATACAATGGGACCAATGGATCTATCCGAGTAA
- a CDS encoding uracil-DNA glycosylase translates to MSSETQLSLFDDDSTFNQRELIPTDAKIAIAPGTYSTITELAQHCDRCHRCPLGDTRTHAVVGRGNLKAPIMVIGEAPGQNEDETGLPFVGRSGQLLEKILASVNLTTEHDVYIANINKCRPPDNRVPTPTEVAACLPYLLEQIRLVDPKIILLTGATAVKGITGDKRGITKIRGQWLEWEGRLCMPIFHPSYLLRNPSKERGAPKWLMWQDIQAVRAKLDEFQNNN, encoded by the coding sequence ATGAGCAGCGAAACTCAACTCAGCCTCTTCGACGACGACTCAACCTTTAACCAACGAGAACTAATTCCCACAGACGCTAAAATTGCGATCGCTCCCGGAACTTATTCCACCATAACGGAGTTGGCACAGCATTGCGATCGCTGCCACCGTTGTCCATTGGGAGACACTCGGACTCATGCTGTCGTCGGACGCGGTAATCTCAAAGCCCCAATTATGGTTATTGGGGAAGCGCCTGGTCAAAATGAAGACGAAACTGGTTTGCCATTTGTAGGTAGATCGGGGCAATTGCTGGAGAAAATTCTGGCATCAGTGAATCTAACTACCGAGCATGATGTATATATAGCTAATATAAATAAATGTCGCCCACCAGATAATAGAGTTCCTACTCCAACAGAAGTGGCGGCTTGTCTACCCTACTTACTAGAACAAATTCGCCTAGTTGACCCTAAAATAATCTTGTTAACAGGTGCAACTGCTGTCAAAGGCATCACTGGAGATAAGCGAGGAATTACGAAAATTCGCGGACAGTGGCTGGAGTGGGAAGGGCGTTTATGTATGCCGATTTTTCATCCTTCCTACTTACTGCGTAATCCTTCTAAAGAAAGAGGTGCGCCCAAATGGTTGATGTGGCAGGATATCCAGGCAGTACGGGCCAAGTTAGACGAATTCCAAAATAACAATTAA
- a CDS encoding SH3 domain-containing protein has product MAKKVKKAPSKLITGLVFSCISVMLNTGIGYQIALAKSTNSQKCDIIAYVTDTDPQGLNVRSGASTYNTILGQIPINETVQVIGATGDWVQINNASNGFQGTGWVFVPKLGLTTQGYGTNGVDLYASNSQESQKVRIIPANTAVKLLGCQGDWAQVEYQGVKGWLTKEDQCGAALTSCS; this is encoded by the coding sequence ATGGCAAAAAAAGTGAAAAAGGCACCATCAAAGTTAATAACAGGATTGGTATTTAGTTGTATTAGCGTGATGCTAAATACAGGTATAGGTTATCAAATAGCTTTAGCGAAATCGACTAATTCCCAAAAGTGCGATATTATTGCCTACGTGACCGATACAGATCCACAAGGTTTAAATGTGCGGAGTGGTGCAAGTACATATAACACAATATTAGGGCAAATACCCATCAACGAAACAGTTCAAGTTATTGGTGCTACTGGAGATTGGGTACAGATTAATAATGCTAGTAATGGTTTTCAAGGAACTGGATGGGTATTTGTGCCAAAGTTAGGTTTAACAACGCAGGGCTACGGTACTAATGGGGTAGATTTATATGCTAGTAATAGTCAAGAAAGCCAAAAAGTGAGAATAATTCCTGCGAATACTGCTGTCAAATTGTTAGGCTGTCAGGGAGATTGGGCGCAGGTTGAATATCAAGGTGTTAAAGGTTGGTTGACAAAGGAAGATCAATGTGGTGCTGCGCTTACGAGTTGTTCTTAG
- a CDS encoding TauD/TfdA family dioxygenase, giving the protein MSMVLLTPTVSSNFEKDSLIYMAKKIHFISNSIVKEINNSDNVSILVLDKEEIISLFKANGILLFRGFDVDVDIFKEFTNLLSIDFINYAGGAFSRRVINGDQTVLSVNDFKSEIKLHGEMYYQKNIPLMLWFFCANPPLEDGETTVCDGRQFFHEISSSTKELFRQKNLKFTVRMSKEDWQKKYKTDDVNQLKEICRNNNTHLKIFDDRSIMLEYISPAIIPSRCGNYQVFINSLLPTKQLSPNILKFEDDSDIPEEVVSELNEIAEKITTEISWRKGDILMIDNTRILHGRRSFADDQRDIYIRLCSPAFSF; this is encoded by the coding sequence ATGTCAATGGTGTTGTTAACGCCAACAGTAAGTTCCAATTTTGAAAAAGATTCATTAATTTATATGGCTAAAAAGATACATTTCATATCAAATAGCATAGTTAAAGAAATCAATAATTCCGATAATGTGAGTATTTTAGTATTAGACAAAGAAGAAATCATTAGCTTATTTAAGGCTAATGGAATCTTACTTTTTAGAGGGTTTGATGTTGATGTTGATATCTTTAAAGAATTTACCAATCTCTTGAGTATCGATTTTATAAATTATGCTGGTGGTGCATTCAGTAGAAGGGTAATTAATGGGGATCAAACTGTTTTAAGCGTCAATGACTTTAAATCTGAGATTAAATTGCATGGAGAAATGTATTATCAGAAAAATATCCCACTTATGTTGTGGTTTTTCTGTGCTAATCCGCCATTAGAAGATGGTGAAACTACTGTGTGTGATGGCAGACAATTTTTTCATGAAATTAGTAGTTCAACTAAAGAGTTATTCAGACAAAAGAATTTAAAGTTTACTGTTCGGATGTCTAAAGAAGACTGGCAGAAAAAATATAAAACAGATGATGTAAATCAACTAAAAGAGATATGTCGTAATAATAATACACACCTAAAAATATTCGACGATCGATCAATTATGCTTGAATACATTTCTCCAGCAATTATTCCTAGCAGATGCGGAAATTATCAAGTGTTTATTAATAGTCTATTGCCCACAAAGCAGTTAAGTCCAAATATTCTTAAGTTTGAAGATGATTCAGATATTCCTGAAGAGGTTGTCTCTGAACTGAATGAGATTGCTGAAAAAATTACCACGGAAATCTCGTGGCGTAAAGGAGATATTTTAATGATTGACAATACAAGGATACTTCATGGGAGAAGGTCTTTTGCTGACGATCAAAGAGATATTTATATCAGGCTATGTTCTCCAGCTTTTTCATTTTGA
- a CDS encoding UbiD family decarboxylase: MARDLRGFIKILEEKGQLRRISALVDPELEIAEISNRMLQKGGPGLLFENVKGASFPVAVNLMGTVERICWAMNMQHPEELETLGKKLSMLQQPKPPKKISQAIDFGKVLFDVVKAKPGRDFFPACQQVVLQGNDLDLNKLPLIRPYVGDAGKIITLGLVITKDCETGTPNVGVYRLQLQSKNTMTVHWLSVRGGARHLRKAAERGKKLEVAIALGVDPLIIMAAATPIPVDLSEWLFAGLYGGSGVQLAKCKTVDLEVPADSEFVLEGTITPGEVLPDGPFGDHMGYYGGVEDSPLIRFECMTHRKNPIYLTTFSGRPPKEEAMMAIALNRIYTPILRQQVSEIVDFFLPMEALSYKAAIISIDKAYPGQARRAALAFWSALPQFTYTKFVIVVDKDINIRDPRQVVWAISSKVDPVRDVFILPNTPFDTLDFASEKIGLGGRMGIDATTKIPPETDHEWGSPLESDPDVAAMVERRWAEYGLAELQLGEVDPNLFGYDMK; this comes from the coding sequence ATGGCGAGAGACTTGCGGGGATTCATTAAAATTCTGGAAGAAAAGGGACAATTACGGCGTATTTCAGCTTTAGTTGACCCGGAATTAGAAATTGCTGAAATTTCCAACCGGATGCTGCAAAAAGGTGGCCCAGGGTTGTTGTTTGAAAACGTCAAAGGCGCTTCCTTCCCTGTGGCGGTGAATTTGATGGGAACTGTGGAAAGGATTTGCTGGGCGATGAATATGCAGCATCCAGAGGAGTTGGAAACCCTGGGGAAAAAATTAAGTATGCTGCAACAGCCAAAACCACCGAAGAAGATTTCCCAGGCGATAGATTTTGGGAAAGTATTGTTTGATGTGGTGAAGGCGAAACCAGGACGAGATTTTTTCCCCGCTTGTCAGCAAGTTGTGCTTCAAGGTAATGATTTAGATTTAAATAAGTTACCTTTGATACGTCCTTATGTTGGTGATGCTGGCAAGATTATCACGCTGGGACTGGTAATTACCAAAGATTGTGAGACGGGTACACCAAATGTAGGTGTGTATCGCTTGCAACTACAATCTAAAAATACGATGACGGTTCACTGGTTATCGGTGCGGGGTGGGGCGAGGCATTTGCGAAAAGCAGCCGAACGTGGGAAAAAATTAGAAGTAGCGATCGCACTTGGTGTAGATCCTCTAATTATTATGGCAGCTGCCACACCCATCCCTGTAGATTTATCAGAATGGCTATTTGCTGGACTATACGGCGGTTCTGGTGTGCAGTTGGCGAAGTGTAAAACTGTAGATTTGGAAGTTCCCGCCGATTCAGAATTTGTCTTGGAAGGAACGATTACACCAGGAGAAGTGTTACCAGATGGACCTTTTGGCGACCACATGGGTTATTACGGCGGCGTTGAGGATTCGCCTTTGATTCGCTTTGAGTGTATGACGCACCGGAAAAATCCGATTTACTTAACAACATTTAGCGGTCGTCCACCTAAAGAAGAAGCGATGATGGCGATCGCACTAAATCGCATTTATACGCCCATACTGCGCCAACAAGTATCTGAAATTGTCGATTTCTTCCTCCCAATGGAAGCTTTAAGTTATAAAGCAGCGATTATTTCCATAGATAAAGCATATCCCGGACAAGCACGACGGGCGGCTTTAGCGTTTTGGAGTGCTTTACCACAATTTACTTACACCAAATTTGTAATTGTTGTGGATAAAGACATAAATATTCGCGATCCGCGTCAAGTGGTGTGGGCGATTAGTTCCAAAGTTGACCCAGTGCGAGATGTGTTTATTTTGCCAAATACACCTTTTGATACCTTGGATTTTGCCAGTGAAAAAATTGGCTTAGGTGGACGGATGGGAATTGATGCGACTACAAAGATTCCGCCGGAAACAGACCATGAATGGGGTTCGCCTTTGGAATCTGATCCAGATGTGGCGGCAATGGTAGAGAGACGATGGGCGGAATATGGTTTGGCAGAGTTGCAGTTAGGAGAAGTAGACCCGAATTTGTTTGGCTATGATATGAAGTAA
- a CDS encoding tetratricopeptide repeat protein, with protein sequence MDWITLLRSLQSDFIKRLTSGCLLHCETEGQYSELTIISGERLKALREFCWLMAEKYKRVSPVRDVFISYLKGKLGEEVVKERLADFITEVDYEKRFGGDGNIDFTLTSDPSIGIEVKSRHGNIDRVRWSISSEEVEKNAVVVCILIQEDVSEAQSQYHLFLAGFLPTRMIKLKTGKISFGIDQLLYGGGLWCYLEQLQSSINNSSRQQPSIYKYFPKQEILSKPTNNQLLKSFFQPEYNNEDSNTLYAKLGDEYFEKGEYTNAIVNYGKALKVTSSDINLYYKRGLTHYQIGDYEAAIADYSQAIQMNIQDAKSYNKRGLALSQLGRLEEAINDYTQAIRINPNVAVAYKNRAEARSHIGDNQGAIEDYTQAIKINPHYADAYKNRGIARYLLSSQPGFPQAIKINPKDAIAYKKRGNARSDLGDFEGAIEDYTQAIQINPNYADAYYNRDNAHSDLGDFERAIEDYTQAIQINYNYADAYYNRGNIRLEIADKQGAIEDFHKAADIYRKEGKLEALKDTQERILDLEIEESLDILKF encoded by the coding sequence ATGGACTGGATTACACTACTGCGATCGCTACAGTCTGATTTTATTAAAAGGTTAACATCTGGTTGTCTGCTTCATTGTGAAACCGAAGGTCAATATAGTGAATTAACTATAATCTCTGGAGAGAGATTAAAGGCACTGCGAGAATTTTGCTGGTTGATGGCTGAGAAATATAAGCGTGTTTCGCCAGTCCGTGACGTGTTTATTAGCTATCTTAAAGGGAAGTTGGGTGAGGAAGTTGTCAAGGAACGTTTAGCAGATTTTATTACCGAAGTCGATTATGAAAAGCGATTCGGCGGCGATGGCAATATAGATTTTACCTTGACTTCTGACCCATCTATTGGTATCGAGGTTAAATCTCGTCACGGTAATATTGATAGAGTTAGATGGTCAATCAGTTCTGAAGAAGTTGAAAAAAATGCAGTCGTAGTTTGCATTTTGATTCAAGAAGATGTAAGTGAAGCACAATCTCAGTATCACCTTTTTTTGGCTGGGTTTCTCCCAACCCGGATGATAAAGTTAAAGACTGGTAAAATTTCTTTTGGGATAGACCAGTTGTTGTATGGCGGAGGTTTATGGTGCTATCTAGAACAGTTACAATCTTCTATAAATAATTCTTCTAGACAACAACCATCAATTTACAAGTATTTTCCGAAGCAAGAAATTTTATCTAAGCCAACCAATAATCAGTTACTAAAATCTTTTTTTCAACCTGAATATAATAATGAAGATTCAAATACACTTTATGCAAAATTGGGGGATGAATATTTTGAAAAAGGAGAATATACAAATGCGATCGTTAACTATGGTAAAGCGTTAAAAGTTACATCTAGCGATATTAATTTATATTATAAACGAGGTTTAACTCACTATCAAATAGGTGATTATGAAGCTGCGATCGCAGATTATTCTCAGGCAATCCAGATGAATATTCAGGATGCTAAGTCTTACAATAAACGAGGTTTAGCTCTGTCTCAACTAGGTCGATTAGAAGAAGCAATTAATGATTACACTCAGGCTATTAGAATTAATCCTAATGTTGCCGTAGCTTATAAAAACCGGGCTGAAGCTCGTTCTCATATAGGAGATAATCAAGGAGCAATTGAGGATTATACCCAGGCAATTAAAATTAATCCCCATTATGCTGATGCTTATAAAAACCGTGGGATTGCTCGTTATTTATTAAGTTCTCAGCCAGGATTTCCTCAAGCAATCAAGATTAATCCAAAAGATGCCATAGCTTATAAAAAGCGTGGTAATGCTCGTTCTGATTTAGGAGATTTTGAAGGAGCAATTGAAGATTATACACAGGCAATACAGATTAATCCTAATTATGCCGATGCCTATTATAACCGTGATAATGCTCATTCTGACTTAGGAGATTTTGAGAGAGCGATTGAAGATTATACTCAAGCAATACAAATTAATTATAATTATGCCGATGCTTATTACAATCGTGGCAATATTCGTTTAGAAATAGCCGATAAACAGGGAGCGATTGAAGATTTTCATAAAGCAGCAGACATCTATCGTAAAGAAGGTAAGCTAGAAGCACTCAAAGATACACAAGAAAGAATATTAGATTTGGAAATAGAAGAATCATTAGATATTTTAAAATTCTAG
- a CDS encoding transglutaminase TgpA family protein codes for MNRFWRVPVGNFWRQNLQRSPLTEVEDSISLRLLVLALVILGIGATDIAAETSFSFWALPLSVLGAIWSYYRRRDANVAVKFCIAIGMLMALGSFFGRLVGELNDTRLGLAELLIQLQVLHSFDTPRRKNLGYSIVIGLILLGVAATLSQTLAFAPVLLLFLAIALPTLVLDYRSRLGLQPLKTQKEKFNQKNSLNFKFLTLTFLLIVSLGLAIFAVLPRFPGYQLRNFPVSSAIQLKGNFTGRSIINPGYVRQGSGNNQGSGTGQDQNGQPGKVDNNFYYGFNSQINQNLRGEMKPKVVMRVRSQAEGFWRVLGFDRYTGKGWEVSRNEDVTTLKRSPWSYQIYLNPPLTTAKTQEIVQTYTVVADLPNLIPAMAYPKEIYFPTPMVAVDTENGLRSPVELSEGLTYTVISEVPYRDRTLLGQASTNYPQQIKKHYLQIPPEIAEKVRQRTEEILTNYSQERVTKSSKRLDSPYEKALYLAQYLKQRYSVPQNPLDLPYLEEKDDLVEAFLFKYNGGYPDHFSTVLTVMLRSIGIPARLVAGFSPGEFNPFTGLYVVRNTDAYVMTEVFFPKYGWFAFDPIPNHPLIPPSVEDTQTFSVLRQLWHWVAGWLPSPVTGLLNNVFETIFRWVIRAIAWFLALFSQGWFGILTGLILATTAAFFGWLAWGQWREWRNRRWLKKLPAMESLYQQMLQWTTQKGLGKHPAQTPLEYAKGSYQHHAPATAEVIDEISQAYVGWRYGGHTPNLKRLRQRWQGIKKAGKADK; via the coding sequence ATGAATCGGTTTTGGCGTGTCCCTGTGGGTAATTTCTGGCGGCAAAATTTGCAGCGATCGCCTTTGACAGAAGTGGAAGATTCAATTTCCTTGCGGCTGCTGGTGCTAGCATTGGTTATTTTGGGAATTGGGGCGACGGATATCGCCGCCGAGACTTCATTCAGTTTTTGGGCGTTACCCCTGAGTGTATTGGGTGCGATTTGGAGTTACTATCGTCGCCGCGATGCCAATGTTGCAGTTAAATTTTGCATCGCTATCGGAATGTTAATGGCACTCGGTAGTTTCTTTGGGCGGTTAGTGGGAGAGTTAAATGATACGCGGTTGGGTTTGGCAGAGTTATTAATTCAACTCCAGGTTTTGCACAGCTTTGATACACCCCGCCGGAAAAATTTGGGCTATTCGATTGTTATAGGACTGATTTTATTGGGTGTGGCGGCAACGTTAAGTCAGACTTTAGCATTTGCACCTGTGTTGTTGTTATTTTTAGCGATCGCTCTGCCAACTTTAGTGCTAGATTATCGCTCACGCTTGGGTTTGCAGCCATTAAAAACTCAAAAGGAAAAATTCAACCAGAAGAATTCTCTTAATTTTAAATTTTTAACTCTGACTTTTTTACTAATTGTCAGCCTGGGACTGGCCATTTTTGCTGTTTTACCACGATTTCCTGGCTATCAGTTACGGAATTTTCCTGTAAGTTCTGCTATCCAGTTAAAAGGTAATTTTACAGGCCGTAGTATCATCAATCCTGGTTATGTCCGTCAAGGTAGTGGTAATAATCAAGGCAGTGGTACGGGACAAGACCAAAATGGTCAACCAGGTAAGGTAGATAATAACTTTTATTACGGTTTTAATAGCCAAATTAACCAAAATCTGCGCGGTGAGATGAAACCTAAAGTTGTGATGCGGGTGCGATCGCAAGCTGAGGGTTTTTGGCGAGTACTAGGATTTGACCGTTATACAGGTAAGGGATGGGAAGTTTCCCGTAATGAAGATGTTACAACTCTCAAGCGATCGCCTTGGTCTTACCAAATTTACTTGAATCCACCTCTGACTACTGCTAAAACCCAAGAGATAGTACAAACTTATACAGTGGTGGCGGACTTGCCTAACCTAATTCCGGCGATGGCTTATCCTAAAGAGATTTACTTTCCGACACCAATGGTTGCGGTTGATACAGAAAATGGATTGCGATCGCCTGTGGAATTATCAGAAGGACTCACTTACACCGTCATTTCTGAAGTACCATACCGCGATCGCACTTTATTAGGTCAAGCTTCTACTAATTATCCTCAACAGATTAAGAAGCATTATCTGCAAATTCCTCCCGAAATTGCCGAAAAAGTCCGACAACGCACCGAAGAAATTCTCACTAACTACAGTCAAGAAAGAGTCACAAAGTCTTCTAAAAGGTTGGATTCACCTTATGAAAAAGCTCTCTACTTAGCTCAATATTTAAAACAACGCTACTCTGTTCCGCAAAATCCTTTAGATTTGCCTTATTTGGAAGAAAAAGATGACTTAGTAGAAGCTTTTTTATTCAAATATAACGGTGGTTATCCTGACCACTTCTCAACAGTTCTCACGGTAATGCTACGTTCCATTGGTATCCCAGCGCGGTTAGTGGCAGGGTTTAGTCCAGGAGAATTTAATCCATTTACAGGGCTATATGTTGTCCGCAATACTGACGCTTATGTAATGACGGAAGTATTTTTTCCGAAATATGGCTGGTTTGCTTTTGACCCTATTCCCAATCATCCTCTCATACCTCCATCAGTAGAAGATACTCAAACTTTTAGTGTATTGCGCCAGTTATGGCACTGGGTTGCTGGATGGCTACCATCTCCAGTGACAGGTTTGTTGAATAATGTATTTGAGACAATATTTAGGTGGGTGATTAGAGCGATCGCTTGGTTTTTAGCTTTATTTTCTCAAGGTTGGTTTGGTATATTAACTGGCTTAATCTTGGCAACTACAGCGGCATTCTTCGGTTGGCTGGCTTGGGGTCAGTGGCGAGAGTGGCGCAACCGCCGATGGTTAAAGAAATTGCCAGCAATGGAAAGCCTTTATCAACAAATGCTGCAATGGACAACCCAAAAAGGTTTAGGTAAACACCCAGCACAAACACCTTTAGAGTATGCCAAAGGATCGTACCAGCATCATGCCCCAGCAACTGCTGAGGTAATAGATGAAATTAGCCAAGCCTATGTTGGCTGGCGTTATGGTGGCCATACGCCTAACTTGAAGCGACTGCGACAAAGATGGCAAGGTATCAAAAAAGCTGGTAAGGCTGATAAGTAA
- the hetZ gene encoding heterocyst differentiation protein HetZ — MNSAATATIPSANILGENSKGVEVIFQLLSKEFQQSTKASEQNCHDVATRITTEVYRICHESKRIQASGTVESSAMTLARHRLQQCLRYYQLGSNRGRVELHSTLSAIIYRYINPPQKQLSYQGRLTIIEDFLQSFYLEALNAFRRENQLGATYRPQTLLELSEYMAFTERYGKRRIPLPGRQQQLIILRAQTFSQQQPPETSVDIEQAAEGSNNEGDGSWEEPAVHQLRSTMATQAEPEPEEDTLRSVVVTELMNYLEQRQQSDCADYFSLRLQDLSAQEIESILGLTPRQRDYLQQRFKYHLIRFALLHRWELVHEWLEASLHTNLGLTPQQWQVYTAQLDNKQRSLLELKQQGQADEKIAKTLGLSMAQLQKRWFKILEQAWEIRNSLVSGSGASTHE; from the coding sequence ATGAATTCAGCCGCAACCGCAACTATTCCATCTGCAAATATTCTGGGAGAAAATTCTAAAGGCGTGGAGGTGATCTTTCAACTCCTATCCAAGGAGTTTCAACAATCGACCAAAGCTTCGGAACAGAATTGCCATGATGTAGCAACACGTATTACCACCGAAGTATATCGGATTTGCCATGAGAGCAAACGTATTCAAGCTTCTGGAACTGTAGAAAGCTCGGCGATGACCCTGGCTCGGCATCGGCTACAACAGTGTCTCAGGTACTATCAGTTGGGTTCAAATCGGGGCAGGGTAGAATTACACAGTACTCTGAGTGCAATTATTTATCGATATATTAATCCGCCTCAGAAGCAATTGAGTTATCAAGGGCGACTGACTATAATCGAAGATTTTTTACAAAGTTTTTATCTGGAAGCATTAAACGCTTTCCGGCGAGAAAATCAACTTGGTGCTACTTATCGCCCTCAGACGCTTCTAGAATTGTCTGAGTACATGGCATTTACCGAGCGCTACGGCAAACGACGCATTCCCTTACCAGGCCGTCAGCAGCAGCTAATTATCCTGCGGGCGCAAACTTTTTCTCAACAGCAGCCCCCAGAAACCAGCGTAGATATAGAACAAGCCGCAGAAGGTAGCAATAACGAAGGCGATGGTTCTTGGGAAGAACCAGCAGTGCATCAATTGCGCTCCACAATGGCAACGCAAGCCGAACCCGAACCTGAAGAAGATACCTTGCGTTCGGTTGTGGTTACAGAATTAATGAATTATCTCGAACAACGGCAACAATCTGACTGTGCTGATTACTTTTCCCTCCGCCTCCAGGATCTCTCAGCACAAGAAATAGAGTCGATTTTAGGTTTAACCCCTCGTCAGAGAGATTACTTACAGCAGCGCTTCAAGTATCATTTAATTCGGTTTGCTTTATTACACCGTTGGGAATTAGTTCACGAGTGGCTGGAAGCTTCTTTGCACACCAATTTGGGCTTAACTCCCCAGCAATGGCAAGTATACACAGCACAGCTGGACAATAAGCAACGGTCTTTATTAGAGTTGAAACAACAAGGACAAGCCGATGAAAAAATCGCCAAAACTTTAGGGCTGTCAATGGCACAACTTCAAAAACGGTGGTTTAAGATTCTTGAGCAAGCTTGGGAAATTCGTAACTCATTAGTGTCCGGATCAGGTGCATCTACTCATGAATAG
- the sds gene encoding solanesyl diphosphate synthase has product MTPATSLFTPVEADLRLLADNLKQLVGNRHPILFAAAEHLFGAGGKRIRPAIVLLISRATMLEQDITPRHRRLAEITEMIHTASLVHDDVVDESDVRRGVPTVHSLFGNRIAILAGDFLFAQSSWYLANLDNLEVVKLLSEVIMDLATGEIQQGLNRFDAGISIETYLQKSYYKTASLIANSSKAAGLLSEVSRETVEHLYSYGRHFGIAFQIVDDILDFTSTTDTLGKPVGSDLKSGNLTAPVLFALAEKPSLEVLIDREFAQEGDLEQALALIQDSQGIHKARELAAHHAKLAIEHLAVLPPSESHQALINIAEYTLSRLY; this is encoded by the coding sequence ATGACCCCAGCCACCTCCCTGTTTACCCCTGTGGAAGCAGACCTGCGACTACTAGCAGATAACCTAAAACAGCTAGTTGGAAATCGCCACCCCATTTTGTTTGCAGCAGCCGAACATTTATTCGGAGCTGGGGGAAAGCGTATCAGACCAGCAATTGTCCTGCTAATATCGCGGGCAACAATGTTAGAGCAAGATATTACACCGCGTCATCGCCGCCTAGCTGAGATTACAGAAATGATTCACACAGCAAGTTTGGTACATGACGATGTGGTAGATGAATCAGACGTGCGGCGAGGCGTTCCTACCGTTCATAGTTTGTTCGGTAATCGCATTGCCATATTAGCAGGAGATTTTCTTTTTGCCCAATCGTCCTGGTATTTAGCAAACTTGGACAATTTGGAGGTGGTGAAACTCCTCTCAGAAGTCATTATGGATCTGGCTACTGGAGAGATCCAGCAGGGACTAAATCGTTTTGATGCTGGTATCTCTATTGAAACTTACCTTCAGAAGAGTTATTACAAAACAGCTTCGTTAATCGCCAACAGTTCTAAAGCTGCTGGGTTACTTAGTGAAGTCTCGCGGGAAACTGTTGAGCATCTTTATAGCTACGGTCGTCATTTTGGTATAGCATTTCAAATCGTTGACGACATTCTAGATTTCACCAGTACAACAGATACCTTGGGTAAACCAGTGGGGTCCGATCTCAAAAGCGGTAATCTAACTGCACCTGTTTTATTTGCATTAGCAGAAAAACCATCCTTAGAAGTGCTAATTGACCGGGAGTTTGCTCAAGAAGGGGATTTAGAGCAAGCACTAGCACTAATTCAAGATAGTCAAGGCATACACAAGGCGCGGGAGTTAGCTGCTCACCATGCTAAGTTAGCAATTGAACATCTTGCAGTTCTCCCACCCTCAGAATCTCACCAGGCATTGATTAACATAGCTGAGTACACACTGAGTCGCCTCTATTAA